DNA from Microbacterium sp. SORGH_AS_0969:
CCGTGCTCGCCGCTGACGGTTCCGCCGAGCGCGAGGGCGACGCGCACGATGTCGTCGGTGGCTTCGTGCAGCGCCGCCGGGACGAGGGAGGGGTCGGCATCCGCCGGGATCGGGAGGGTGACGACGGGATGCAGGTTGCCGTCGCCGGCGTGGGCGACGGCGCTGACCGCCACCCCGTGGCGCGCCGCGATGGCGGGGAAGCCCGCGAAGACCTCGGCGATGCGCGACTTCGGCACCGCGACGTCTCCGCCGGCGAACCAGGACCCCTCGTCGAAGCGCCGCCCCGAGCGCCGCAGTTCCCAGAGGACCTCGGCATCCGGTTCGCTCTCGACCTGCACGCGACCCCCGGCGGCGACGAGCGCCGTCGTCAGTTCGGCGGTCTGCTCGTCGATGCCGAAGCCGTCGAGTTCGATGAGCAGCAGGGCCGCGCCGCGGGCGCGGAGTCCCGAGTCCTGCGCGGCGTCGATGCCGACGAGGGTGGGTTCGTCGAGGAACTCGATGACGCTCGGACGCACGCGCGACGCGGTGATCGCCCCGATGCCCGCGGCCCCCGCCGCGGTGGAGTCGAAGAACGCCGTCACCGTGCGCCGGGCGACGGGCAGCGGTCGGATGCGGACGGTCGCGCCGACGACGATGCCGAGGACTCCCTCGGATCCGACGAAGAGCGAGACGAGATCGAGGCCGGTCACGCCCTTGATCGAGCGGTGGCCGATCGAGACGAGGCTCCCGTCGGCGAGCACGACGTCGAGCGCGAGCACCGACTCGCGGGTGACGCCGTACTTGGCGCAGCGGAGGCCCCCGGCGTTGGTCGCGATGTTGCCGCCGATGGTCGAGATGCGCCAGCTCGCGGGATCGGGGGCGTAGAACAGGCCGAGCGGGGCGAGGTGCTCGTTGAGCGCCGCGTTCAGGACACCCGGCTCGACGACCGCGACCTCGTCGGCGGGCGAGATCTCGACGATCCGGTTCAGGCGGTCGGTCGAGACGACGAGCTGCTCGGCGTGCGCCACGGCGCCGCCGGAGAGCCCGGTGCCGGCGCCCCGAGGAACGATGCTCACGCCGTGACGCGCGGCGAGGCGCACGAGCTGCTGGACCTCGCCGACGGTGGTCGGGAAGGCGACCGCGGGACCGTCCGTCGCGCTGGTGCCGCTTCGAGGCGCGGTGCCCGCGTCGTGCGCGTACTCCGCGGTGTCGGCGGACGGCGGGAGCACCTCGACGCCGGGGGCGTCACGCTCAATGTCGTCGAGCAGGGCGGACAGGCCCGTGCGCGGGGCGGTCGCGGTGGAAGCGCTCATGGGCGTGCCTCTCTGGGTGGGGACGGGAGTGCAGCCGAAGGTAGGACGATGCCGGCGCTGCCTTCATCTCGGCGGAAACGCGCCGTCGCGATGCGTCACGGTCCGTCACGACGCGACACGGGGAGTCACAGTCGCCCGCCGGCGGAGGCTCGGGCGCTACCGTGCGCTCGGTCACGGGGTACCGGTCCCTTCGACAAGCTCAGGGACCTCAGCGGTCGCCGCCTCACGACCCTCACCCGCGCGGGGAGCGGTCGCTGAGCCTGTCGAAGCGACCACAGGCGCGCGGAGCGGTCGCTGAGCCTGTCGAAGCGACCACGGGCGCGGGAAGCGGTCGCTGAGCCTGTCGAAGCGACCGCGGACACCGACACCGTCGTAACAATGACGCCTCGCGGCGTTGTGTGACGCGCGCGATTGTGCCGACGCGGCACCGACGGCACAGTGGGCCTCTCGGCGGGACCGGCCCGCCGCGAAGGAGTCCCGATGCCCGACCGCATCCACCTCGCCGTCGCCCTGGACGGCGCCGGCTGGCACCCGGCCGCGTGGCGTGAGTCCACCGCCCGCCCCACCGAGCTCACGACGCCCGCGTACTGGCGCGACCTCGCCCGCACGGCCGACGGCGCCGGGCTCGTCCTCGCGACCATCGAAGACGCGTTGAGCCTGGGCGGCCGATCCTCCGAACCGGATGCCGAGACCCGGCGCGACCGCGCGCGGGGCCGCCTCGACGCGGTGCTGTTGGCGTCGTTCCTGGCGCCGGTCACGCGTCGTCTGGGTCTCGTCCCGACCGCGACCACCGCGCATCCCGAACCGTTCCACCTCGCCACCGGACTCCAGACCCTCGACCACGCCAGCCGGGGTCGCGCCGGCGTCCGCCTCGTCGCGGGCTCGACGCCGCAGGAACGCGCGAACTTCGGGCGCCGCACCGAGGGACCGACCGGGATCCCGGCATCCGGTCGCGTCGAAGACGATCCGGCGCTGCTCGCGGCGTTTCGCGAGGCGGGTGAGGTGGCCGACGTCCTCCGCCGCCTCGCCGACTCGTGG
Protein-coding regions in this window:
- a CDS encoding FAD-binding oxidoreductase — translated: MSASTATAPRTGLSALLDDIERDAPGVEVLPPSADTAEYAHDAGTAPRSGTSATDGPAVAFPTTVGEVQQLVRLAARHGVSIVPRGAGTGLSGGAVAHAEQLVVSTDRLNRIVEISPADEVAVVEPGVLNAALNEHLAPLGLFYAPDPASWRISTIGGNIATNAGGLRCAKYGVTRESVLALDVVLADGSLVSIGHRSIKGVTGLDLVSLFVGSEGVLGIVVGATVRIRPLPVARRTVTAFFDSTAAGAAGIGAITASRVRPSVIEFLDEPTLVGIDAAQDSGLRARGAALLLIELDGFGIDEQTAELTTALVAAGGRVQVESEPDAEVLWELRRSGRRFDEGSWFAGGDVAVPKSRIAEVFAGFPAIAARHGVAVSAVAHAGDGNLHPVVTLPIPADADPSLVPAALHEATDDIVRVALALGGTVSGEHGIGTVKRALAAEELAARVRSAQLAIKDALDPAGLFNPGKAL